The following nucleotide sequence is from Stigmatopora nigra isolate UIUO_SnigA chromosome 8, RoL_Snig_1.1, whole genome shotgun sequence.
tggCTTTTTGAGGAGACTCACCACTATACTGCAACACTACCAAGGCCACTCAGCATGGTTGCAGTAATCTTCATTGAACATTAGATGAACCTTGCTGCCCTCTTCAGGTTTCGCATTACGACAAactgtgaacagaaaaaaagggctgTAGTACATATACCATTATGTGCATGACAACTTAAATGGAAATAATAAGTCTCCACGctcctttttacatttttttgtgatgtatAAAGAGAAGCAAGAAGCAACCAGACAAGGTTGACTTTAATTTAGATTGTTTAATGTTAATTACATGCTGTGTTTCAGTAAGAACAATACAGTTTCCCTGTCTGTGGCTCCAGTCAGATATCCAGTAGTCCAAATAAGCTCCAAGTTACACATGATGCAGCAAAACAGGAAAAGAAGCAAAATAACCTGCACTGAAAGACTCTCAACCAAAAAAAGTCGACTAATGCTGCTTTCTCTGATTTCTATGAAAGGCCCCAATCTTTTTTTTGCACCCTAATTCAAACAGGAACTGATAATGCAACCTTCTATGTGCACTGTTACAGTATTGAGCACAAAGTACAGTCCAAAGACACCTCCATAAAACAGAATAACCTACGGTGTAAAAGCACTTCTTTGCCCCACTTGGATATCGCAAATGTTGCCAACGTCCTCTGAAAtactaacattaaaaaaaaaagacacttgcTGTTCTCCAAAGTGCCAATGAAAAAGTTACAATGATtcactaaaaacaaagataaaataCCTCCCATTAACTAATAGCAACATCTTCAGTAATAAAAGTTAATTTCTGTAATTACATTAAGAAAGATTCTCAATACATCCAGCAACAGATAAAAATAGTGAAggagaggaggggaaaaaaacaacgaaaaaaaaaaaaaaccataacaTTTCAGAACCGTTTGTACCAGAGCAAAACAAACTAAACCCAAGGGCTTgcttctctttgtctctctaaCTTTGTATTTCCTGACTGAATGAAGTGGTATTTTCTGCAAAGGGTGTAAGgtctaatattaaaaaataaaattaaaattaaaaaagataaaaacaaggtTATTCACTCTAGGGCCCTAATGGGTCCTGCAAAAGCAGAGGCTGAATATAAGTCGGAAAGGGAAGAAGAACAAATAAGGAAGTTGAGGAGTGTGACCGGTCGGGTGAGTTGGTGGGAGCATGGGGGTCACAAGTTGttggctgttaatggcaatGCCATCTCTAAGTCTGTGCATCATCTTCCACATCTTGCAGCGCTTCTGTGGTCGGTTCTTCTCCTGCAACCCAAAACACATCATGCATGGTCAGCAAAAAACAAATGGGGGCAgtttcatacacacacacaggaaaaacacacaaaccctTTATGACCCTGTATGTATTGTATGAGAATATCAAGACAGTAACTTCAGCGTTGAACACCAATACCATGAATGAAGAAATAGTATTGGGTAGATTGAAAACCAGAATTGTTTGTAAAACAATTGATGAACAAAAGCTATTGCTTCCAAACTAAACTAACCTAAAAACATACAAAGCAAGAATGGTATATTTTTAATCTCGGTGCACATAAAGTAGTATAAAAAGTGAACTAAGTATAGTTTGTTGATCATTTATTGGCAAATTTGAATTTCCACAAcattaacatacatttttttagcatgtCCCTTACTACCAtttgcatgttgtgcaatgtgctaatgtcggtccttttggataacatgggatatttcgtAGAATgcgaatctaaaaaaaaaaacttctgcgAGTGCCTGGGATTCTTACtagaagtttcatccaaattgccatccattttgcacattttcgaCTTCCATCTTACCTTCTCCCTGCATATCGGAAGTCCATAGTGTCAGGTTGTCACGTAACAACTGCATAATAAGTGTGGAATCCTTGTAGCTTTCTTCACTCAACGTGTCCAGTTCAGCGATCGCGTCATCAAACGCAGCTTTCGCCAACCTGAGCAGAATTGCAGTAAATCTGTAGATTCACGTCTCATTGCCTAAAAATTCAAGCCTAACTCAGATTATTAAAAATGcaagactttttaaaatgtctttttgtgtatCAAATCAAATACgggtttaaaatttgaaaattataaAAGATCATAAAATCAACAATATAAAAACCTGCAAGCACGATCAGGCGAATTGAGGATCTCATAGTAGAAGACAGAGAAGTTGAGCGCGAGACCAAGGCGAATTGGGTGCGTGGGTGGCAGTTCTTCCGTGGCGAGATCAGTAGCAGATTTGTAGGCCACCAGGCTTTTCTCTGCTGCTTCCTTTCTGCCATTTCCTGTGGCAAACTCTGCCAGGTACCTTTGGTAGTCACCCTTCCTGCAATTATcccaaaaaaattacttgaCTTGTGACGGTGGGAATCGTGTGGTTAAATTTGATGAACAAAAACAGACAGATAAAACCTTCacatttcattgttttaaacGCTCACATTTTGTTGTAGAAGACTTTTGACTCCCCGGCGACCGCAGATGGTATAAGGTGTTTTTCCAATGCCTCCAGGATGTCACCGCAGATTGATTTAAGTTCATCCTCGACCTGCCACAAATCAAGCAAAAATGCCAACTActacattttgtgtaaaaacacCCTAGTTAACATTCTCTAGTACACTGGAATCCCTACCAAATACTATCTAATAATGTAGCTGCCCCCAAACgacctaaaaaaacattttttaattctgaaaaatgtcaatgttgcaTTGGTTAAAGTGTAACTTTTCCAGCAATAACCAGTAAACTATTGACTAAAATTTAAAAGCCCCTCCCTCCACTGTCTGCAACACTTTCTGGCCTCTCCCTCACTAATAGCCAGCTCTTATTTCCTTTCATAAAAAGGCAAGCGGGTGCCAAGTATGACTCAGACTGTTCAGTAGCAGCTCATAGTGTTTTATTAATAGGAGCTGATGATCTCACATCTGTACATCAAGATACCTTGAATTGTCCAGCGCATTTACTCccagaaaaaataaaccaagGCAACTGCGCCTGTACACTGTCAAATCAAAGGGTTTTTATTTTCTACTGAATAATACTTTACCGTTTTTCTGTATTCCCGGACCATCTTCAGTTTGTCGTCTTCGTCCTTGCTCTCGTCCAACTGTTCAATGCTACTGGTTATCCTCCAGTAAgtcaaaggcttttttttttgctgaagaaTACTTTACCGTTTTTCTGTATTCCTGGGCCATcttctttttctcttcttcgGCCAAACTCTCATCCATCTGTTCAATGCTAGTGATTATCCTCCAGAaagtcaaagttttttttttctttttctgaagAATACTTTACCGTTTTTCTGTATTCCCAGACCATCTTCATTTTCTCTTCTTCGCGCTTGCTCTCATCCCTCTGTTCAATGCTACTGATGAACCTCCAGGAAGCTCTTCTGGCACCAATCACATTCTTGTAAGCCACTGATAGTAGGTTTCTCTCCTCCACTGTGAGCTCCAAATCCATGCCCGCTAGTTTCTTCATAAACAACACCATCTCTGTTGACAAGACAAATGTACCACAGACTTTAACATATTTGTTCAGTTCGGTGAGACtctaatacacttttttttgtatgcatatTCTTTGGCCACCACCACCCTCCAAATTTTATTTGACATCAAATTCTTGGCCACATTTAAACTTCCTATGTCacactacaaaaaaattataaatgtcATTGTTAGTAAAACAGAATTGAAAATTCCAGCAACAATAGCTGGTTTATTAGTTGGGAACAGACACCACTTAACGTGTAAATATGTGTTGTGATCGCAATTGTCAAAGATATCATTAACAATGGTTATAACGTGGGTAGCCAAACAAATTGTGTAATTTTGGCAACTGtactattattgtttttttttgttgtaccaAACAGCCATCCGATGCCACAGTGGTTCtttcgcctgacttcggtgtggggtgtgtgggtttgattcccttAACTAGTGACCAGTCCATGGTGTATTATGCCTTtaccccaaagtcagctggggtgaTAGCGAGCTAAATGTTTAATAAAtctttaattttgtaagtataaaaataaataatatgtcTACAAGTCTAAAAATGGTGATCATGTTGATATTTATAGTCACAGGACAACTACTgattgtgtatgtgtgcgcCACAGCTCAAGAGGGAATGAAGGTCACAAAGGAACTTGTTTAACAAATTATAAACacgcatttttatttttctgatgAGTAACAGTGGGAGGAGGGGAATAGAAATAAACGCCAGTGTTGCCAGGAAGTGGCTACTGAACACTGAGGCAGACATTATTGACGGCagtactattttagccaatcaaattccAGTTGTATTACAGACATGCCCCTTTCCCTTGTAATGTAATTAATACCACTATCAAATGCACATGCTCGAGCGTGTGTGAGTCAAGGTATAATTGGTGTATTAAAATGGGCCAGTCAGGAAAAAGGGTGTTTCTTTAAGAGGTTACTAAAAAATGTGCTAGAAATGGGTGACTGATTAACAAACAATACTTTGCGCAACTGTCTTCCACATAAAGGTCATTAATTCTATATGTTGTCTTCATGTAAACACGGCAGTTTAAAGACCAAACCAGTGCAGAATCCCGAAAAGGAAGCGTAAAAAACCGGCATTACCTGAAAGACCACGTTACGAGAAAGTGCAGTGGCAACACCCTTTGTTCAGTAAATGATAAGATGGATTCCATGTCTCGATAGCCgattttcaaaaacaaataaatcgtTTAAATGGCATCAGTTTAAATTGCATTCCAGCCAGGTTCCCATGTAGTCATTGGACCATCCATCATCTCTCCCACTACCCCAAATCGCGTGAGTGAGTCAGGGCACATTCATTTAGCGTTACTAAGCAACCTATTAGTGTCGCACAGTCAGGCGTCTAAAAACAACCCCGAGAACAGTAATGCCATGACAGTCTAACAGTTTGGAAAGGAGAGCGAGTGCtggtcattttcatcaatcgaGCTGTACTGCGCGGCAGTGAAAAGGAAGGGAGGAAGGACCACCCCATTAAGCCAACAGTTGTTTTGCACTAACAGCCGCACAACTTTCACCGCAAGCCCAATGTGCTTCATGTCAATGATTGATCACGATTCCAGCAAGCGCCCTTCGCGtgtttatatgtaaaaaatgagAAAGTAAAAGAACTGCGTTGGTAAAAAAGGGAGGTAACTCTGACAGATCACGCTTCACTGAGCCGCCATTTTGTTGTAGCCCTTTCGCCGAGGCTAGCAATTGCACGACACTTGTTTTAATCCCCTTTCAATTTTGACAGCTGCTGCTAGTAATGTCATTCATTTGCATTAGGCGCCAGCAGTTCTTGCATAGAAAGAGCAAGGTGACGCTCGCCGTTACAACGAGTGCCTTCCAATTGGTGGCTAAAATGCTAAGCGAGGTTCCACTCTTGTGAACATTAGTTGACTAGTAAGGGGGGCAAAATCCCAGCGGCGAGCATGTCCCACTCCGAGTGCTTGCTTACCGTCATATCGCTCGGCTTGCTCTGCGAGTTTTGCCTGGTAAACGCAATCCTCTCGCTCTGCCATTGCGAATAGAACTAGTCGTGGGAAACCGTCGAAAGTGACAAATAAATTTGTAGGGGGGAAACGCGATACTGTGCGCGGTCTTTCAGCGGTTCCTCGAGACCAACTGGGTCGACTCGAATGGTGGTGTGCGTTACGCCCAGCCGGCAGCTCGGATAGGATGGAGTAAAAATGGCGGCCAGTCGCATCCGGGAAATCGTCCACGTACCTGAATCGTTTTGCTCTGATACGCCACATACGCATTGCTCGACTTTAAATGGAGTTTTATTGTGCTGGCGTGTCTCCTCCAAAAATGCACTAAGTAGTTTTAGACATACACTAAAAaagcaagcaaacaaacaaaaagcatcCATGCAACTGTGGAAATACAACCCAGGGAGGGAAGTGGTGGTAATTCTCTTGTCGACATTCGTGGATCTTTGGCTATAGGTCTGGTGGCACTTCAAGTGACAAATCCATtgtatattttgttttgcaataatatatattctttaaataTAATGTGATAATTGAGCTATCTTGATTGTGATCTACTTGAACGTTTtgctttcattcattctttttctgcttTATCCTATATGTAGTCTATATAGCTGCAGTATGTGATATGCTGATGTTATGAATGGCAACCAGTCAATTTAGTCATAGGTAATGAATTGGTAATGACAAAAGAAGGGGAATCTAACTCCCTTGAAGAGTCAAACACAAAGCAGGGATTGTCATGATTTTGACTTTATTTACTAGTTATTAACACATCACAtgctacagaaaaaaaagttaattacaATCGTCTCAAAAGAATATACATAGTGTTATAGTAAAACCATTCTGTGAACATTTCCCTGTGATGGTTTGCCACTCCTCATTTATAACATGGAAGTGTGATTgattatttaaaatactttgttttgctTAATTTCAGGAACTAAGCATCTGCCACATACAGTGCTCATACCACATACCGCAAATTGGCCCCAACATTTTTTAGATGTGCTTTAAACGTCACAATCGGACATCACATACAGTGTTGTGAATGAGGTAATGGAGGTCAATCACAATATAATTCATGAGGAGCATCCGTATCCTTGCAAACTTGATTTAAAAGCAAtttagtgttttcttttttttatacatgatATCTACCTGTGTTAATATTGTTCCCACTATCACCCAAAGACGAATTGATGTACAAGACATAAATGCGAACCACGATATGAGAAACCTCCAACATGTCACGTTTTCTGCGGCAGTCATTTTCAATCCATTCCGAGCTTGTGTAATGTGGACGAGCAAGGCGATGATTGTCAGGCAGACATGTGTGAAATGAGGCAGGGGCTTGAAATGAACGCTGAGTGGAACCTAAAAAttgttgtaaaaatgttttggacaaaaagaaaaaggctatgccactaaagaaaaaaaatggaaagaatacACAATTGAAAAGTAATCACAGAGAAAAACTGGACTGATACATCAAAAGATTACAATACAACAAAATTGGTGCAAGGtagcaaaaaaaag
It contains:
- the ywhae1 gene encoding tyrosine 3-monooxygenase/tryptophan 5-monooxygenase activation protein, epsilon polypeptide 1; this encodes MAEREDCVYQAKLAEQAERYDEMVLFMKKLAGMDLELTVEERNLLSVAYKNVIGARRASWRFISSIEQRDESKREEEKMKMVWEYRKTMDESLAEEEKKKMAQEYRKTLDESKDEDDKLKMVREYRKTVEDELKSICGDILEALEKHLIPSAVAGESKVFYNKMKGDYQRYLAEFATGNGRKEAAEKSLVAYKSATDLATEELPPTHPIRLGLALNFSVFYYEILNSPDRACRLAKAAFDDAIAELDTLSEESYKDSTLIMQLLRDNLTLWTSDMQGEGEEPTTEALQDVEDDAQT